A single region of the Trichocoleus desertorum ATA4-8-CV12 genome encodes:
- a CDS encoding tyrosine--tRNA ligase, whose amino-acid sequence MTSFEASRVEPSLAWLYRGTNEIFPNRADSKDPDENLVQRLTQADRPLRIKFGIDPTGAEVHLGHSIPIRKLRAFQDAGHTAVLIIGDFTAQIGDPTGKSEVRRQLTAADVAQNAQTYFDQVRPILDFDTPGRLEIRYNSEWLAKLDLSKILDLLSTMTVGQMLAKEGFAERYERGNPIYLHEFLYPLMQGYDSVAVQSDVELGGTDQKFNIAVGRDLQRHFGQTPQFGLLMPILIGTDGAQKMSKSLGNYIGLLEDPLTMYSKLEKVPDALLPQYLELLTDRSLDELPENPRDRQKHLALDVVGQYHGSEAALAAQKAALDLIGGGTAQGNAVREFSLADIQFPAKLFYLVSASGLCKTSSEARRQIQGGAVRLEGDRLDQADLTFDSADELHGRVLQLGKKNFVRLVP is encoded by the coding sequence CTAGCCTCGCATGGCTATATCGGGGGACGAATGAAATATTCCCGAATCGAGCTGACAGCAAGGACCCAGATGAAAACTTAGTTCAACGCCTAACCCAAGCGGACAGGCCACTGCGGATTAAGTTTGGTATCGACCCAACGGGAGCCGAGGTTCATCTAGGGCACAGCATTCCTATACGAAAGCTGCGAGCCTTCCAGGATGCTGGGCACACCGCTGTTTTGATTATCGGGGATTTCACCGCTCAAATTGGTGATCCGACAGGCAAGTCTGAGGTGCGCCGACAGTTAACGGCAGCAGACGTAGCTCAAAACGCTCAAACTTATTTCGATCAAGTTCGACCCATTCTCGACTTTGACACACCGGGTCGCTTAGAGATTCGCTACAACTCGGAGTGGCTTGCCAAGCTAGATTTGTCGAAGATTTTGGACTTGCTCTCAACCATGACGGTGGGGCAAATGCTGGCCAAAGAAGGCTTTGCCGAACGTTACGAACGGGGTAATCCGATTTATCTGCATGAATTCCTCTATCCCTTGATGCAGGGCTACGACTCGGTAGCGGTGCAATCAGATGTGGAGCTAGGTGGCACCGATCAGAAATTCAATATTGCCGTAGGTCGGGACTTGCAGCGCCACTTTGGCCAAACGCCTCAGTTTGGTTTGTTAATGCCGATTTTGATTGGGACTGATGGGGCGCAGAAGATGTCTAAGTCTTTGGGCAACTACATTGGCTTGCTCGAAGACCCCCTGACTATGTACTCGAAGCTAGAAAAAGTACCGGATGCGCTGTTGCCTCAGTACTTAGAACTGCTGACCGATCGCTCCTTAGACGAGCTGCCCGAAAATCCGCGCGATCGCCAGAAGCATTTAGCCCTAGATGTCGTGGGACAGTACCACGGATCAGAAGCCGCCCTTGCCGCTCAAAAAGCTGCTTTAGATTTGATTGGGGGAGGCACCGCTCAAGGGAATGCGGTTCGTGAGTTTTCTTTAGCAGACATCCAGTTTCCCGCTAAGCTGTTCTATTTAGTCAGTGCCAGCGGTCTCTGCAAAACTAGCTCGGAAGCGAGGCGGCAAATTCAGGGAGGGGCTGTGAGGTTAGAGGGCGATCGCTTGGATCAAGCAGACCTCACCTTCGACTCAGCCGACGAGTTGCACGGACGGGTGCTACAGCTCGGTAAAAAGAACTTTGTCCGTCTCGTACCGTGA